A portion of the Bombus terrestris chromosome 3, iyBomTerr1.2, whole genome shotgun sequence genome contains these proteins:
- the LOC100649398 gene encoding NADH dehydrogenase [ubiquinone] 1 beta subcomplex subunit 3 produces the protein MGGHGHGSPIKIPSPDIYKVEDVPQLKMVQEELAKLGLKDPWLRNEVWRYTGLPGNSHFLRVFKGVTRGMLVGFAAFLVTIGVEEYFGITYGKHHNKHHNNDDHH, from the coding sequence ATGGGAGGTCATGGTCATGGGTCACCGATAAAAATACCAAGTCCTGATATATACAAAGTAGAAGATGTGCCACAGCTTAAAATGGTTCAAGAGGAACTAGCTAAACTTGGGTTGAAGGATCCTTGGTTAAGAAATGAAGTTTGGCGTTATACAGGACTACCTGGTAATTCACATTTCTTACGAGTATTTAAGGGAGTTACCAGGGGTATGCTAGTCGGGTTTGCAGCATTTTTAGTAACAATAGGTGTAGAGGAATATTTTGGAATTACTTATGGCAAACATCATAATAAACATCATAACAATGATGATcatcattaa
- the LOC100642269 gene encoding meckelin produces MFLYESSDSTSEDSFSNIKLSRLLVQFHHGHVCTGLRCICNKFSKKVGFKDGYPVCIFCGINATVTSDGNDCISCNTTCRCAPNEIQVDRHLDGTLLDTIHCVPCINNTYPFLDVSKCLPCKNFEYDYYQTDMYLTKYHYTQVQNYCLHKSTSIDKENPKPAFQVKFNNQNTNNYFRNELQTAVYFCKKRDKLACEYLSNICVLSLYANDIACKFFMQKQRSPTWLFYNKDEATTVLNSKQITQNYSLVKGDKDNILNFTVITFSLHGNFKSVGTPNIPCNLLEHVKFGINFEKKCKFTIKNLLHSEIEFLSPYLTFIRDNKILMYALPVFVKNINQNHNKLSDWQLVRKFFFVDNISGFKTLHNLTSNNGDKLSVLRYMKSLNVIINIQSTKDNNKIFPPLLIIEYAELTYEQVDKIIEVTLDYKIKFNLEDDNINSHFMIIIGILSGLSFILSGIKTWKYSKQHHTSSINVFVLIWFFIYTMSAIGSIIILCLVILCLYLFMFYKGKTIPYILFSEVVNEKMIKTFSTVAFFSKLIEIFGFICQYWNIDIFFIDWEQPKTIYNQCNDLPYVPINEFHNDKLSRNKLKHLQMSSETITAKRNKILYKLNKHNNFKNFNKSFPVNKHKTNISITNSISKSSDQMINKSSNFNNSSISIWRTYFIASQWLNLQTERKINIKIQLLVVLSIFQVIRLYPWILGIPELIPTFSEDCNFILYFTICVLIYILTYSIQWLVFIVFYEQCIANKMQEFINVCSIANISVFILPFNYYGFYIHGRSVHGFADTDLRTLINDLQMEKNNLCAHRGLVPGTTQQTFILYLTKSFRITFNKSLELMNIEPSNFIKTYSNWEYIFNNQLKVKEHLCKYLDHCITNEDYAIKEQNFFEKLFSIVFSYNEEKSIFYIDNNYSFSQVLLYGNEWLFATFEISVFTFIIVLFNDCTLAIIITVLVSMLLIVIVKENGKKNLNNHTLLDKLFFM; encoded by the exons atGTTTCTCTATGAATCATCTGATAGTACTTCTGAAGACAG cttctcgaataTCAAATTATcacgattacttgtccaattccatcatggtcatgtttgcactg GATTACGATGTATATGTAACAAATTTAGTAAAAAAGTTGGTTTCAAGGATGGTTATCCCGTATGCATATTTTGTGGCATTAATGCTACAGTAACTTCGGATGGGAACGACTGCATATCATGTAACACAACGTGTAGATGCGCTCCTAATGAAATACAAG TAGATAGACACTTAGATGGAACGTTATTGGATACTATACATTGTGTTCCGTGTATCAATAATACTTATCCATTTTTGGATGTATCTAAATGCTTGCCCTGCAAAAATTTTGAATATGATTATTATCAGACTGATATGTATTTAACAAAGTACCATTATACACAGGTACAGAATTATTGTTTACATAAAAGTACTTCTATTGACAAAGAGAATCCAAAACCTGCATTTCAAGTGAAATTTAACAATCAAAacacaaataattattttagaaatgaaCTTCAAACTGCTGTATATTTTTGTAAg aaaagaGATAAATTAGCATGTGAATATTTATCAAACATATGTGTTTTAAGTCTTTATGCTAATGACATTGCATGCAAGTTCTTTATGCAAAAACAAAGATCACCTACAtggttattttataataaagatgAAGCTACAACTGTATTAAATAGCAAACAAATTACACAAAACTATAGCTTGGTGAAAGGAGACAAG gataatatattaaattttacagtTATAACATTCTCTTTACATGGCAATTTCAAATCAGTTGGTACACCTAATATCCCATGCAATTTGTTGGAACATGTTAAATTTggtattaattttgaaaaaaaatgtaaatttacaattaaaaatttactGCACTCAGAGATAGAGTTTCTATCTCCTTACTTAACATTTATAAgagataacaaaattttaatgtatGCATTGCCTGTATTTGTTAAAAACATTAATCAG AATCATAATAAATTATCAGATTGGCAGTTAGTTCGAAAATTTTTCTTTGTTGATAATATTAGTGGTTTTAAAACATTACATAATCTCACAAGTAACAATGGTGATAAACTatctgtattacgttatatgaaaTCTTTAAATGTAAT aattaatattcaaagtacaaaggataacaataaaatatttcctcctttattaattattgaatatGCTGAATTAACGTATGAACAGgttgataaaattatagaagttacattagattataaaataaaatttaatctagAAGATGACAATATTAATTCACATTTCATG ATAATTATTGGGATTTTGTCAGGATTAAGTTTCATTTTATCTGGAATAAAAACATGGAAATACAGTAAACAACATCACACTTCTTCTATTAATGTATTTGTACTTATTTGGTTTTTTATTTACACTATGTCTGCTATAGGAAGCATAATTATTTTGTGTTTGGTTATTTTATGCCTATATctatttatgttttataaagGAAAAACAATACCATATATCCTCTTCTCTGAAGTTGTCAATGAAAAGATGATAAAAACATTTAGTACAGTAGCATTTTTTTCTAAA cttATAGAAATATTTGGATTTATTTGTCAATATTGGAATATTGATATATTCTTTATTGATTGGGAACAACCAAAAACAATATACAATCAATGTAATGATCTTCCATATGTGCCTATAAATGAATTCCATAATGATAAACTCTCAaggaataaattaaaacatttgcAAATGTCATCAGAAACAATAACAGCTAAACGCAATAAAATCTTATATAAGTTAAATAAGCATAATAACTtcaaaaattttaacaaatctTTTCCAGTTAACAAGCACAAAActaatatttcaattacaaaCTCGATATCAAAAAGTTCTGATCAGATGATAAATAAAAGTagcaattttaataattcatctattagTATATGGAGGACATACTTTATTGCAAGTCAGTGGTTAAATCTTCAAACTGAAAGAAAGATAAACATAAAGATACAATTGCTTGTggttttatctatttttcag GTCATACGACTGTATCCATGGATTCTCGGGATACCAGAATTAATCCCAACATTTTCTGaagattgtaattttattttatattttacaatatgtgtcttaatatatatattaacttaTTCCATCCAGTGGTTAGTGTTCATTGTATTCTATGAACAATGTATTGCAAACAAAATGCaagaatttataaatgtatgttCAATTGCAAACATTAGTGTATTTATTTTACCATTTAATTATTATGGTTTTTATATTCATGGAAG ATCAGTGCATGGATTTGCAGACACAGACTTACGTACTTTAATTAATGATTTACAAatggaaaaaaataatttatgtgcACATAGAGGTCTTGTACCAGGAACAACTCAACAAACATTTATATTGTACTTAACAAAAAGTTTCAGAATTACTTTTAACAAAAGTTTAGAGCTGATGAATATC GAACCAAGTAATTTTATAAAGACTTATTCAAATTgggaatatattttcaataatcaatTAAAAGTGAAAGAACATCTATGTAAATATCTAGATCACTGCATAACAAATGAAGACTATGCCattaaagaacaaaatttttttgAGAAGTTATTTAGTATAGTATTTTCCTACAACGAAGAGAAATCAATTTTCTATATTG ataataattattctttcaGTCAAGTATTATTATATGGAAATGAGTGGTTATTTGCAACATTTGAAATTTCAGTATTTACTTTCATTATTGTGTTATTTAACGATTGTACATTAGCTATTATAATTACAGTATTAGTGTCAATGCTGTTAATTGTGATAGTAAAAGAAAATGgcaaaaaaaatttaaataatcatacATTATTAGATAAattgttttttatgtaa
- the LOC100649980 gene encoding fizzy-related protein homolog produces MFHHEYEKRLLKSNSESHIDSLASPGLHPSVYFSPTKMMNNSFDRFIPTRSGNNYQTTFSMISENNRNGIVTKKTRENGESNRDGIAYSCLLKNELLGASIEDVKGQCEERRVLSPVVTRNLFKYITPTKDHTLLDQSSPYSLSPLSAKSQKLLRSPRKATRKISRIPFKVLDAPELQDDFYLNLVDWSSQNVLSVGLGSCVYLWSACTSQVTRLCDLSSDGNSVTSVAWNERGNLVAVGTHLGYIQVWDVAVSKQVSKLQGHSARVGALAWNGEVLSSGSRDRLILQRDVRTPCVVSERRLGAHRQEVCGLKWSPDNQYLASGGNDNRLYVWNLHSLSPIQTYTEHLAAVKAIAWSPHHHGLLASGGGTADRCIRFWNTLTGQPMQCVDTGSQVCNLAWSKHSSELVSTHGYSQNQILVWKYPSLTQVAKLTGHSYRVLYLAMSPDGEAIVTGAGDETLRFWNVFSKARSQKENKSVLNLFTSIR; encoded by the coding sequence atgtttcaccaCGAATACGAGAAACGGCTGTTAAAGTCAAACAGCGAGAGCCATATAGATAGTCTAGCAAGTCCTGGACTTCACCCATCAGTATATTTTTCGCCAACTAAAATGATGAATAATAGTTTCGATCGATTTATACCAACACGGTCAGGCAATAATTACCAAACAACATTTTCGATGATATCAGAGAACAATCGAAATGGTATAGTCACAAAGAAGACTCGCGAGAATGGAGAAAGTAACCGCGATGGTATTGCCTATTCTTGTCTCTTAAAAAATGAACTGCTTGGAGCAAGCATAGAAGATGTAAAAGGACAATGTGAAGAACGAAGAGTATTATCACCAGTGGTTACCAgaaatctttttaaatacattacaCCTACGAAAGACCACACACTATTAGATCAAAGTTCACCTTATTCTTTGTCACCATTGAGTGCCAAAAGTCAAAAACTTTTAAGATCTCCAAGAAAAGCAACAAGGAAGATTTCCAGAATACCTTTCAAAGTACTAGATGCCCCTGAACTGCAAGATGACTTTTATTTAAACCTTGTTGATTGGTCTTCTCAAAATGTTCTCAGTGTTGGTCTAGGTAGCTGTGTCTATTTGTGGTCTGCATGTACCAGCCAGGTGACTAGACTATGTGATTTATCCAGTGATGGTAATAGTGTAACATCAGTTGCTTGGAATGAAAGAGGAAATCTAGTTGCAGTTGGTACACATTTGGGCTATATCCAAGTATGGGATGTAGCTGTGAGTAAACAAGTAAGCAAGTTACAAGGACATAGTGCGAGAGTTGGAGCTCTAGCTTGGAATGGTGAAGTTTTATCATCTGGTAGTAGAGATAGGTTAATATTACAAAGAGATGTTAGAACTCCTTGTGTTGTGAGTGAAAGACGTTTAGGAGCTCATAGACAAGAAGTCTGTGGACTCAAATGGTCTCCAGATAATCAATATTTAGCCTCTGGTGGAAATGACAATCGTCTTTATGTATGGAACTTACATTCCCTTTCACCGATACAAACATATACTGAACATCTAGCAGCTGTCAAAGCTATCGCATGGTCTCCACATCATCATGGCCTTTTAGCTTCTGGTGGTGGTACAGCAGACAGATGCATTAGATTTTGGAATACACTAACTGGTCAACCAATGCAGTGTGTAGATACTGGTTCTCAAGTTTGTAATTTGGCTTGGAGTAAGCACAGTTCAGAACTAGTCAGTACACATGGTTATTCTCAAAACCAAATTCTGGTGTGGAAATATCCCAGTCTAACTCAAGTTGCAAAATTAACAGGACATTCATATAGAGTTTTATATTTAGCTATGTCACCAGATGGTGAAGCTATTGTAACTGGTGCTGGAGATGAAACTTTACGTTTTTGGAATGTGTTCAGTAAAGCACGTAGTCAGAAAGAAAATAAGTCTGTATTAAACCTCTTTACTAgtattcgataa